The following are encoded in a window of Vigna unguiculata cultivar IT97K-499-35 chromosome 8, ASM411807v1, whole genome shotgun sequence genomic DNA:
- the LOC114193748 gene encoding polyadenylate-binding protein-interacting protein 7 yields the protein MSLSKKVYQTDAKLSTPNKATSLNPNAAEFVPFSLRSSPSGSTSSVDATARFTTTAGSLGKAVLDRSESSISNNSDDEAHQYWRCQLPDDITPDFKVMGEDESQGVNNLSLAGLSINNDNESSMFPSSKGSRYVLNELQELSQQHLNGNTFPDKLRFSNSTYREEPSSPSILNTSAKPWDRQIGKTDLHVSNGQEALVYDDNSGHRFLNDGFSGNSLSNDTDLNPLEFLASLFPGFASESLAEVFFANGCDLHLTIEMLTQLEIQVDGSNFNQNLSPKTVSAPNLSAMEFPALTSSNGQSTAKYAADSVQSGNPYLSSDKDMLMFKSSSSIPSRGAVDFASAVRKLASQDSGIWKFDKNGSGDASTGSSRSLNVLASAYNGGQGRANFGDRLQNSGSARAAPVWLETGDAVGNMYSELREEARDHARLRNAYFEQARQAYLVGNKALAKELSVKGQLHNMHMKAAHGKAQESIYRQRNPVAPEMQGNGRGHQRMIDLHGLHVSEAIHVLKHELSVLRSTARAAEQRLQVYICVGTGHHTRGSRTPARLPIAVQRYLLEEEGLDFTEPQPGLIRVVVY from the exons ATGAGCTTATCCAAGAAAGTATACCAAACAGACGCTAAATTGAGCACCCCAAACAAAGCAACCTCTTTGAATCCAAATGCAGCAGAGTTCGTTCCTTTTTCCCTGAGATCATCTCCATCTGGAAGCACCAGCTCAGTGGATGCAACAGCGAGGTTTACTACTACTGCTGGATCTCTTGGTAAAGCAGTTCTAGATCGATCAGAATCATCCATTTCGAACAATTCTGATGATGAGGCTCACCAGTACTGGCGTTGTCAGCTGCCTGATGATATTACTCCTGACTTCAAGGTCATGGGAGAAGATGAATCCCAAGGTGTTAACAACCTCTCTTTAGCAGGCTTAtctataaataatgataatgaatCCTCAATGTTTCCTTCTTCTAAGGGAAGTAGATATGTGTTAAATGAGCTGCAGGAATTGTCTCAACAGCACCTTAATGGCAATACTTTTCCTGATAAATTAAGGTTTTCCAATTCAACCTACAGGGAGGAACCATCTTCTCCAAGCATTTTGAACACTTCAGCAAAGCCTTGGGATAGGCAAATTGGGAAGACGGATTTGCATGTTAGCAATGGTCAAGAGGCACTTGTTTATGATGACAACTCTGGGCATAGATTCTTAAATGATGGTTTTTCTGGGAATTCTCTTTCAAATGATACTGATTTGAACCCTTTGGAGTTTCTAGCTTCTCTTTTTCCTGGGTTTGCTTCAGAAAGCCTTGCTGAAGTTTTCTTTGCCAATGGATGTGATTTACATCTGACCATTGAGATGCTCACTCAGTTAGAG ATTCAAGTTGATGGTAGTAACTTCAATCAGAATTTGAGTCCAAAGACTGTGTCAGCTCCCAATCTGAGTGCAATGGAATTTCCAGCTCTTACATCGTCAAATGGCCAGAGTACTGCAAAATATGCTGCAGATAGTGTTCAAAGTGGCAATCCTTACTTATCATCTGATAAAGACATGCTAATGTTCAAATCTAGCTCTTCTATTCCATCTAGAGGAGCTGTTGACTTTGCATCAGCTGTCAGGAAATTGGCTTCTCAGGATTCTGGTATATGGAAGTTTGATAAAAATGGTTCTGGTGATGCTTCCACAGGCTCTAGCAGAAGTTTAAATGTTCTTGCTAGTGCCTACAATGGCGGACAAGGGAGAGCCAACTTTGGTGATAGATTACAGAACAGCGGTTCTGCTCGGGCAGCTCCTGTTTGGCTTGAAACTGGTGACGCAGTTg GAAATATGTATTCTGAACTGCGGGAGGAGGCTCGTGATCATGCACGTTTGCGTAACGCTTATTTTGAGCAG gCACGACAAGCCTACCTTGTTGGCAACAAGGCCCTTGCAAAGGAGCTAAGTGTTAAAGGGCAACTGCATAACATGCATATGAAAGCTGCACATGGAAAAGCTCAAGAATCTATTTACCGTCAGAG gAACCCTGTTGCTCCAGAGATGCAAGGTAATGGGAGGGGGCACCAGAGAATGATAGACCTGCATGGTCTGCATGTAAGTGAAGCTATTCACGTGCTGAAACATGAACTGAGTGTGCTTAGAAGCACGGCCAGAGCCGCCGAGCAGCGTCTACAGGTTTACATCTGTGTTGGCACCGGCCACCACACGCGGGGCTCGCGCACTCCGGCGAGACTACCGATAGCTGTACAGCGATATCTACTCGAAGAAGAAGGCCTTGATTTCACCGAACCGCAGCCTGGTCTGATTCGGGTAGTGGTGTACTGA